Genomic window (Candidatus Nitrosocosmicus franklandus):
TTGAATATATAGATCCGATAAGGATTATTACTAATACAAGCTCAGGAAAAATGGGCCTCTCCTTGATAAAACAGTCTCTCAAATATGGTTTAGATGTTACTATAGTGAAAGGTATGACTCAAATCGATGAAAAATTTAAAGAAATCTCTTCTACTCGCTTCAACAACCGTCTTCAAATAATAGAAACTAAAACAACAGATCAAATGGCTGAGGCTATTGTTAGAGAGCTAGAGAGGACCAATTACGACTTTGTAATATTGGCTGCAGCGGTTTCAGATTTCAAGCCTAGTACTACCTCTGAAAAGAAAATCTCAACGGATAATCCTTCGTTACAGCTGAATCTTGTACCTACTATTAAAATTGTTGAAAAAGTAAAACATATTCAAAAAAGCACGTTTCTTGTAGCGTTCAAAGCAGAATATCGAGTTGGAATTCAAAACCTGTTAACAAGATCATGGCATAAATTGGTTCAGTCTAGATCGGATTTAATAATTGCCAATGATGTAGGATTAGAAGAATCTGTAATTGGCTCTGATACAAACAAGATAACCGCGTTAGATAGAGAACGAAACTATTTCGATTTTCCACCAGATAAAAAGGATGGCGTAGCAGAAAACATATTCAAACTAATTTATTTTAAACTACATCAAAGCAATACATAGGATGTGTGTATCTGTTTTCTAGATTACTTGTAAGTATTTGTAATCTGGATGGTAATTACGAGTCATCAGTATTTAAATAAAATTATAAAGAACTCGAAACAAAAACAATTATTTGTCTTTAAGAAAATTACTGGAACGTGAAAATAGTATCTTAGTTATGCCTGGTGTTTATGATGCTCTAACAGCAAAAATTGCAGAACACGTGGGCTTTGAAGCAATATTTCAAACCGGTTATGGAACATCGGCTTCTATGTTGGCTTTACCTGACTTTGGTTTTTTAAGTATTACAGAGACCTTAGATACGGCGCGTCGGATAACCAGGGCAGTAGATATTCCTTTGATAGTTGACGTGGATACGGGTTACGGTAATCCTTTGACTGTGGCCAAACTTGTTGAGGATTTACTCAGGATTGGTGCATCGGGTATGTTTATTGAAGATCAAGTCTGGCCAAAGAGATGCGGGCATATGAGAGGAAAGGAAGTGATTGATTCAAACGAATACGTGCAAAAGCTCAAATCAGCTATTGATGCTAAGAAAGGAAATTCAGAATTTCTTATAGTGGCACGAACAGATGCCGCGGCTCCACTAGGTCTCGATGAGGCTATCAGACGGGGAAAATTATACAAAGAGATAGGTGCAGACATAGTTTTTGTAGAAGCTCCTCATTCTATTGAAGATATGAAAATGGTATCTGCACAGATAGATGCTCCTTTGGTAGCTAATATTATTGAGGAGGGGGTTACTCCTAATCTAACCGCTTCTGAATTGTTGGATTTAGGTTACAAAATTGCATTATTCCCGCTTTCAGGATTGTATTCTTCTACGTATGCGATTTATAATACTTTTGATACCTTGAAACGAACTGGCACTACAAAATCAATGAAGGAGAAAATGATGAAGTTCAAGGAATTCAATGAGTTAGTTGAACTAGATAAATATATGAAAATGGAGAATAAATATGCTTGAATTTTTTATTAAATAGATTACTACCCCTTTTTATCATAACTGTTTTCTGTATTGGTTGTATAATCCGTACTATTCCCGTATATCTGAATTATCCTTATCCAATTGGATATGATTCTATAAATTACTATTTGCCTCTTTTATATAACTTTTCTGAGAATGGGATCAACTGGTCGACATCATATCCAATCTATTTGTTTGCAGTTTCTTCTTTCTCCGAAATATTTATGATAGATCCATACACTTCTTTCAATTTTTTCAATATTTTCTTGTATGGTGTATTAGGTGTTTCTCTCTTTTTACTGTTTACAAAAGTAATGAACATTTCTCCTACTCGGAGTATTTTGTTTTCCTTATTCGTATTGGTTCAATTGAGTACCTTGCGTATATCTTGGGACCTGTATAGAGATTTACTCTCTATAATCTTTTTTAATTTTAGTCTTTTATTAATAAATGGCGTTTATCAAAATAGTAAAATATCTTACCAATCAGGTTTATCCTATTTACTACTATTTTGTCTCATACTGGTCAGTGTATTGACTGATCGAATGGTTTCTATACTTCTTATTTTTGCCTCATTAATTTGTGCTCTATTGTTTAGGAATAAATATCTGTTGTTAATCTCTTCTTCGTTTGTTATACTATTTATCTCTTATCTGATTGCATTTGATAAGATTTCGATTTTTTCTATGGATTCAGGTATTATTCAGACATTGGTCGATCCTGTATATGACCTTAACTCGTACTCAATTATTGAAATAATTGTATTATTCGTTTCCTTATATGGAATTCTTATTCCATTTTTTGTGTATGGTTTTTTGAAACCATTGTTAGCTTTCTTACCTTTGAAAGTCCCAACAATAATTGCCTTGGTTTGTTCTTTTAGCTGGATTATAGTTCCTAACTATGAATATCTAGTTCCCGAACGCTGGGTTATTATTTCTGGTCTATTTATCTCCATCTTTTCCGCGCATGGTTTCTCTTTGCTAAACACCTCCATAAAATCTGGGTTTTTGAGGGCGATTACTTTTGCCACATTCTTTTCTTTCTTTATTATTTATGGTATTGTATTCATACTCTCTCCTCAGTTTGGAACTATTTCTACGATACCAGGGTATTTTGGCAATCTAACACAATTTATTATGCCAATCTCTATGTCTATCAATTCATTTGATATAGATCAGAATAAAGATATAGTGCAATTGATCGACTGGATCAATAGAAATACACAAGGAAATTCTATTGTTATTGGTTCTATTCATTGGAGGGGTTGGTTTTCTTTGTTCTTAGATCCTGAAATTGATTTCAAGTACGAAGAAAATACTCTACAACCTTTAAGTTTTAAAAATAATTCTCTCTTTGAAAATTCTGGGCTAGGACTATGTAATATGACCTCGAGTAACTCGGATTCCACGTCTGCAACGATATTGCTTGTTTCAAGTAACGACTCTATTTTGAAAGATCTGTCATCTTTTAAGATTCAAGAATTTGGGCAGTTTGCTGTGTACAATATTAGTAAAATACTTTGTAATTACTAGTAACGCCAATGTGTAAATATTTACTATTTGATTCTAAGAACAGACTTTATCTTATCAATTTGCTCTTGTCTCAAATATTTTCTGATATCTTCTGGATACATACTGTCATAACCTGTTTCTTTTGGTTTGTAGCTAATATAATGATAAATCATATACAACGCACCCATTCTTCCAATAGGTTTGCCTGTGATAAAATATTTTAAAAATCTTCCAAACGCAAAAAGTGGATGATATCCAAGTGTTCTCATACTTGCCCCAAATTCATAAAAGTGATGATTTTGACCCAATGGGCGTGTATGTTCAAATCTAGCTCCTCTAAGAATCATATACCTCATCTTTGCTTTCAATGCGGTAATCAATACGACTGATTCATAACCCATTTTTTCTGGATAAAGATAATGAGCATTGTTAAAAAAGGAGTTTCGTACAAACCTGCCTGCACCATGAGGTTTTTCGTACCTGTTCTCATCGTATCTGCCAGATACTATTGCTAGATCTTGGTTATTGTCCATCAACGAAATAATCTTTTCTGCATAATCTTGCTCATAGATAGTGTCATCTGTTCCTATCATATGATAGTCGGTAGGTTTCAAGTTATGTTCTCTTGAAAATTGTATTGCCTTATTCCAATTCTTAACAATTCTGGTTACATCGTATCCCATATCGGGGTTGGTTATGACAAATAGATTTTGCATTTCTCCGCTCATTCTTTTTAGTATCTCTGGGGTCCTATCAGTGGAACCATCGTCAATAGTTATGATATATTCGGGTTTAATCGTTTGATTATGTAGTGAAAGGATTGCTTTCTCAATTGTGTCTTCTGAATTCCTACACGTAACAATCACATAATAATTCCCCATGTAGTAAAAAAAATTAGTAATGATATAAGGATTTTGTAATCTAAAAGAGGTGGGATAGTCTTTATGTTTGTTTAGATCTTCTGCTGCCGTTCGTTTCTAAGTTAAATTGATATTCGATCATTCATGCCTGTTTGTATGCTTCAAATATGTTATCCTCATAATTTTCCCACAACAAATTACTGCGTGCAAATTCGTAGGTTTTGAGGCGTTTGGAGTACAAATCTTCCATATCGTCAAACAGAAATTTTAGTTTCTTTTGTAAATCCTTATAGTCCTCAAAAGAAAGACAATGATCCATCAAGGTATCAAACACGGGAACAAAACCAGAAGAAGACAATACAAATAAACCTGCATGAGCGTATTCATAAGCCTTATTGGGGCTGATAAAAATATGAGACCAATGAGCTCTAAAAGGTATAATTCCTATTGAATGGTTTTGCATCTGTCTGTACATTTCCTTTCTACCCAAAAATCCCAAAAATTCTGTGGTAGGTGTTGATTCGCTCTTCCATCCTATTATGTACAATTTTCCAATATCGTTGATCAGATCATTATTAAACAAATCTATGAATCCGTCAATATTTCTATGAATTGATTTAAGTGCTCCAGTTGGTTCTACCCCTGCATAAACTGAAGATTTGTGTTGATGAAAAACTGGTCTTGGAATCCAATCAATTTCACTCTTCAATGGAAAGTTTGGAACAAGATATACCTTCTTTCCCACTTTCTCTAAGTCTTTAACTATTGTGCTTGATACTGTAATTGTTGGTGTAGAAGAAACTAGTTCTTTCTCCAGACTTGACCATACTTTTACATATCTGGATTTCAGAAAGTTCCTAAGGTGTCTTTCGAAGACCTTATGGAGTCTTTCGGACTTGCCCGATTTGATTGTATTTGTACTTGCATCTGATTCAAGTTGTCTCATTAAGTAAATCGACCAATATTCATGGTTATCGTAAACAACGGGGTAAGCGTTAATCTCTTTGGCCATTTTTGCCGAAAACACATTGTGAGCGTGAATAATATCTGGTCTTACTTCCGCAAGGACTTTATTCATCTGCTTCTTTAATTTAGACCAATACACAGGAAACCTGTTTCTGGACCGCGAATTCCATGGAATTACAAAGTTCTTTTCAAAAATTGATTCATAATTTTGGGATGTTTTTCTACCTGCAAAATACACTTTATGTCCCCTATTCTTGGAGCTTATAGCAGCTTTTTCAATTCTCCAGTCTGGAAGCGAGCTATCGGAAAGGTGTAGTATCCGCATCTCTATCTAATTACCATTAAAACATTGCAAAGTATATCTACCTACTATCCTAAATTTAGGAGATGCTTTCATAGATTTGCAATACCTTTTTTGTTACATTTGTCGGTTCGTTTGCGGCCGGCAAACTGTTCCAAGATCTGAATGCATAGTCAATGACTCTTAGTCCACAAGCCAAAGCTTCAAGGGCTGTTTTGCTAAAGTTATTTAATAAATTATCATTTACATATCTTATGTCTACATAAGTATCGAACTTTTTGAGGAATTCAGGCATCTTTTCATAACTTATTGGATACTTGGTACGATCGATAATCTGCAGGTTGTCTAAGCCGTGATTCTTACAATAGTTTATTATCCAACTAGAGTTCGATGTCGCTTCTGTGCTGAATGTAAAAGCATTATTTCTGGAACTGTTTTCTTTTGCACCCGATTGGAAAAAATGATCAGTATCTACTGGATTAGGAAGGATGATTGGAGTTGCCTTTTTTATCTTATCACGCAAGTCAGGGGTAGAAAGGAATATCTTATCCGCATATTCTTCTGCTAACAAATTGTTTCTTTCCCTTATTCGATTCGAATTATAGTTTTTAAATAACAGTTTTGGAATGGAAGTGATTTTCTGATTTGAATAATTTTGTTTAATTCCTCTCAGATCTGATCCATGAAAATGCATTATGATTTTTATTCTGTTTTCTAATTTTTTTTTTAGATACAACAATACTTCTGTGCGACTATGGATGTGCAAAACGTCCGCCTGATTTGCTTGCTTTAGACAGAATTCAAGAAAACTATTTTCATCAATAAATTCGACAAGATCTTTATAAAAGTCGTAAATACCATAAGGATCATAATTAACTCTTCGTATGACTTTAGCATTGTGACCCATGTTGTTTTGATATTTAGCTAAAATACACGCCACACCAGACTGATCCCAGACA
Coding sequences:
- a CDS encoding glycosyltransferase, with amino-acid sequence MRILHLSDSSLPDWRIEKAAISSKNRGHKVYFAGRKTSQNYESIFEKNFVIPWNSRSRNRFPVYWSKLKKQMNKVLAEVRPDIIHAHNVFSAKMAKEINAYPVVYDNHEYWSIYLMRQLESDASTNTIKSGKSERLHKVFERHLRNFLKSRYVKVWSSLEKELVSSTPTITVSSTIVKDLEKVGKKVYLVPNFPLKSEIDWIPRPVFHQHKSSVYAGVEPTGALKSIHRNIDGFIDLFNNDLINDIGKLYIIGWKSESTPTTEFLGFLGRKEMYRQMQNHSIGIIPFRAHWSHIFISPNKAYEYAHAGLFVLSSSGFVPVFDTLMDHCLSFEDYKDLQKKLKFLFDDMEDLYSKRLKTYEFARSNLLWENYEDNIFEAYKQA
- a CDS encoding glycosyltransferase family A protein produces the protein MGNYYVIVTCRNSEDTIEKAILSLHNQTIKPEYIITIDDGSTDRTPEILKRMSGEMQNLFVITNPDMGYDVTRIVKNWNKAIQFSREHNLKPTDYHMIGTDDTIYEQDYAEKIISLMDNNQDLAIVSGRYDENRYEKPHGAGRFVRNSFFNNAHYLYPEKMGYESVVLITALKAKMRYMILRGARFEHTRPLGQNHHFYEFGASMRTLGYHPLFAFGRFLKYFITGKPIGRMGALYMIYHYISYKPKETGYDSMYPEDIRKYLRQEQIDKIKSVLRIK
- a CDS encoding isocitrate lyase/PEP mutase family protein; amino-acid sequence: MSLRKLLERENSILVMPGVYDALTAKIAEHVGFEAIFQTGYGTSASMLALPDFGFLSITETLDTARRITRAVDIPLIVDVDTGYGNPLTVAKLVEDLLRIGASGMFIEDQVWPKRCGHMRGKEVIDSNEYVQKLKSAIDAKKGNSEFLIVARTDAAAPLGLDEAIRRGKLYKEIGADIVFVEAPHSIEDMKMVSAQIDAPLVANIIEEGVTPNLTASELLDLGYKIALFPLSGLYSSTYAIYNTFDTLKRTGTTKSMKEKMMKFKEFNELVELDKYMKMENKYA